In Tachysurus vachellii isolate PV-2020 chromosome 3, HZAU_Pvac_v1, whole genome shotgun sequence, one genomic interval encodes:
- the LOC132842589 gene encoding uncharacterized protein LOC132842589, producing the protein MDSQIVKKTQSLTTAEEMRNQTKLVMQPYANWEEYLTPAPLSIAILGELVFISSKTDFSINKNPPKVGYKFIKYPESFRACLMQVCNSGWWAFNEAHKNMDQIRLYTMTVPDYMKMAVKILFQGSDEVVEAHLPEQLENIRVVADDCLELANSTEKRFTDVINIIQELLETCVNAENFYGEELENIKRKLDEANLRKQSSEEAAKRSEKAMKDLEKQLNEAHESYSKAMDSLPSGWDMIGMDLVEGMTEGVTTLINGIASMGSEVFTPISPKRNQTKSPEPKADCLDEINMFSKSAEILKYAEKIQKFVIENTINWKDLYDQKHKTTKTNFLADQFKRIRMDLKEFPDCKTKEKTQNICTKGIEICEELAKYAPEQKCEEVKTNELIKLIRNLNESARKFDSKSKSVTKSPALTPKPPMMYKEESNTGKVKASQRASDNARFRIEQSRTQLDKTRESYEKSVENMEKNQKELTDILITMRSCEIKEIDFNTTIKMLVKGMDAMGRVKEQWEKMVRFFQMVSNIVKISLTKTLKNFVSTSEKTQKLSYNAKLFSKDLLYNQAFQATNIANLVNMISTTYTEVSTKHIMDRVSTLGKLMVMDKEKPEFQFEVDQLRNACDVAQKAILVLVLKNKKEFEEKSFARLEKIDKELLAILPAAAPEELKRIQAAVKSGFTEEDESAYA; encoded by the coding sequence ATGGATTCGCAAATTGTAAAGAAAACTCAAAGCCTCACCACAGCCGAGGAGATGAGGAACCAAACCAAGCTTGTGATGCAGCCATATGCCAACTGGGAGGAGTATCTGACTCCTGCTCCTCTCTCCATAGCGATCCTGGGAGAGCTGGTCTTCATCTCCTCCAAAACAGATTTCTCCATCAACAAGAACCCACCTAAAGTTGGCTACAAGTTCATCAAATACCCAGAGTCATTTCGTGCCTGCCTCATGCAGGTGTGTAACTCAGGCTGGTGGGCTTTCAACGAGGCCCATAAGAACATGGATCAGATTAGACTTTACACAATGACAGTTCCTGATTACATGAAGATGGCTGTGAAGATCCTGTTCCAAGGTAGTGATGAGGTTGTTGAAGCTCACCTCCCTGAACAGCTGGAAAACATCCGTGTTGTTGCAGATGACTGTCTTGAGCTGGCCAATTCAACAGAAAAACGGTTCACTGATGTCATCAACATTATCCAAGAACTGCTGGAAACATGTGTAAATGCTGAGAACTTTTATGGAGAGGAGCTGGAAAATATTAAGAGGAAACTGGACGAAGCCAATCTGAGAAAACAGTCATCAGAAGAAGCTGCTAAACGCTCAGAGAAGGCAATGAAGGACCTGGAAAAGCAGCTGAACGAAGCCCATGAAAGTTACAGCAAAGCAATGGATTCACTGCCCAGTGGATGGGACATGATAGGAATGGATTTGGTTGAAGGCATGACTGAGGGCGTCACAACTCTTATTAATGGAATAGCATCCATGGGATCTGAAGTGTTCACACCGATTTCTCCTAAAAGAAATCAGACTAAAAGTCCAGAACCTAAAGCTGATTGCCTTGATGAAATTAATATGTTCAGTAAATCTGCAGAAATCCTGAAATACGCAGAGAAAATTCAAAAGTTTGTGATTGAAAACACAATTAACTGGAAAGATTTGTatgatcaaaaacacaaaactacaaagacAAATTTTCTGGCAGATCAGTTCAAACGAATCAGGATGGATTTAAAAGAATTTCCAGactgcaaaacaaaagagaaaactcAAAACATCTGTACCAAAGGCATCGAGATCTGTGAAGAACTAGCAAAGTATGCAccagaacagaaatgtgaagaaGTCAAAACAAATGAGTTGATTAAACTGATCAGAAACCTGAATGAATCAGCTCGTAAGTTTGACAGTAAAAGTAAATCTGTCACAAAGTCTCCTGCTCTGACTCCAAAACCACCAATGATGTATAAAGAAGAAAGTAACACTGGGAAGGTGAAAGCTTCACAAAGGGCATCAGATAATGCCAGGTTCCGCATAGAGCAGAGCCGCACTCAACTGGACAAGACCAGAGAGAGTTATGAGAAGAGTGTAGAGAACATGGAGAAGAACCAAAAGGAGCTGACTGACATCCTGATCACCATGAGGAGCTGTGAGATCAAAGAGATAGACTTTAACACCACTATAAAAATGTTGGTTAAGGGTATGGATGCCATGGGGAGAGTGAAGGAGCAGTGGGAGAAGATGGTGCGCTTCTTTCAGATGGTGTCCAACATCGTGAAAATCAGTCTGACCAAAACCCTTAAAAATTTTGTATCCACATCTGAGAAGACACAGAAGCTTTCCTACAACGCAAAGCTCTTCTCCAAAGATCTGCTCTACAATCAAGCATTTCAAGCCACTAATATCGCCAACCTTGTCAACATGATCTCTACAACCTACACTGAGGTGTCCACCAAGCACATCATGGATCGTGTCAGCACTCTGGGAAAACTGATGGTCATGGACAAGGAAAAGCCAGAGTTTCAGTTTGAGGTTGATCAGTTACGGAACGCCTGTGATGTGGCTCAGAAAGCCATCTTAGTCCTTGTCCTCAAGAACAAGAAGGAGTTTGAAGAGAAGAGTTTTGCAAGACTGGAGAAGATTGATAAAGAGTTGCTCGCCATTCTCCCTGCTGCTGCTCCAGAAGAGCTAAAGCGCATTCAAGCAGCTGTTAAAAGTGGATTCACAGAAGAAGATGAATCAGCCTACGCCtga
- the LOC132842597 gene encoding uncharacterized protein LOC132842597, whose protein sequence is MNQLSSLEVVLKNTAEAVLIPLKGGISSLNEVYKALIKADVDPVTGKCSNYDYIRQQIVQAHQLLKQSEQEASSGLKSLDKNLERLIQEEGKLEQEMNDTKLTLDNFRKEKESNENLLRVSQGALEQTRRNLDSAIHTLQGQEKRKRDAEIVTAVGAGVFVIPIIGWIAGSAMMIGGAVELDQANEAVQVAQEEVRKSENEVRNYELKVSHCMSKISQTERDISQKDDQLKQIREGIQKVKKQSQSVAEFQGKVRGAVHLLGVLSGGVSVADGLTRRSILQEPVMKVMEDVMKAIEQITGNELLYGNDLPRLINQMKENNQRLAAICASENSSISQYC, encoded by the exons ATGAATCAGCTTTCATCATTGGA AGTTGTGCTGAAGAACACAGCTGAAGCTGTTCTCATTCCACTGAAAGGTGGGATCTCCTCCCTGAATGAAGTCTATAAGGCTCTTATTAAGGCAGATGTAGATCCTGTAACTGGGAAATGCTCCAACTACGACTACATCAGACAGCAGATAGTACAGGCTCATCAGCTCCTGAAGCAGTCAGAACAGGAAGCCAGTTCAGGGTTGAAGAGTCTGGATAAAAACTTAGAGAGACTGATACAAGAGGAGGGGAAACTCGAGCAGGAGATGAATGACACAAAACTAACCTTAGACAACTTTAGAAAAGAGAAGGAATCAAATGAAAATTTACTCAGAGTATCTCAGGGAGCTCTGGAGCAGACCAGGAGAAATCTGGATTCagccatacacacacttcagggTCAGGAGAAAAGGAAACGTGATGCTGAAATTGTCACAGCTGTTGGGGCAGGAGTGTTCGTTATACCTATCATTGGATGGATTGCAG GTTCTGCCATGATGATTGGTGGTGCAGTTGAACTGGATCAAGCAAATGAAGCTGTCCAAGTGGCTCAAGAGGAGGTGAGAAAGTCTGAGAATGAAGTGAGAAACTATGAACTTAAAGTATCTCACTGCATGTCTAAGATTTCCCAGACCGAACGTGACATCAGTCAGAAAGATGACCAGCTGAAACAGATACGTGAAGGAATCCAGAAGGTGAAGAAGCAGAGTCAGTCTGTAGCCGAGTTCCAGGGGAAAGTGAGAGGAGCTGTTCATCTTCTGGGTGTCCTGAGTGGGGGGGTCAGTGTAGCTGATGGTCTGACTCGCAGATCCATCCTCCAAGAGCctgtgatgaaggtgatggaggatgtgatgAAGGCCATAGAGCAGATCACAGGGAATGAGCTCCTCTATGGCAATGACCTGCCAAGACTCATCAATCAGATGAAGGAGAACAACCAACGACTAGCAGCCATCTGTGCCTCAGAGAACAGCTCAATATCACAATATtgttaa